The segment CGAGATCGCGAGATCACCCAGCGTGACAGACGGGAACTCCAGGTTCTGGAACCAGAACATCGCCTGGAAGACAGGGTTGACGGCAGCGGTTCGCGAGATCCCCAGCGCCGACGTGACCTCGTCGAAAGCGACATCCGCGTTCGCCAGATCGGTGAGGGAGTCGGCACGGACGCGAGCCAGCAGCTGGGTGAAGGCGACGCTCGGGTCGACGACGGTCCGCAGCGCGAGCGTGTTGACGAACATGCCGATCACATCGTCGAGCGCCGCATCGCTGCGTCCGACGTACGGGCTTCCCACCACCACGTCGGTGGAGCCCGACAAGCGGGTCAGCAGGATCGCGTACGCCGCCTGGGTCAGCATGAACAGCGTGCTGTTGTTCGCCTGCGCGAGCGCTTCGAGCTCGGCGACGAGATCCGCGGGGATCTCGAACGGCAGCACGGCGCCCTGGAAGCTCGGCACCGGCGGCCGCGGTCGATCCGTGGGCAGCGCCAGAATCTCCGGTGCCCCCGCGAGCCGCTTCTTCCAGTAGTCGAGCTGCTGCTCTTTACGCGTCTTTCCCTCGGCGTCGGTCTCGGCGAGCTGCTCCTGCTGCCACAACGCGAAGTCCGCGTACTGGACGCGCAGGGGCGACCAAGCGGGCACCGCCCCGGCCACTCGGGCCGCGTAGGCCGACATCAGGTCGCGCGCCATCGGCGCCATCGAGGCGCCGTCCGCGCTGATGTGGTGGATCACCAGGACCACGACGTGGTCGGTCGGTCCGAGACGGAGGAGTGCGAGGCGGACAGGCGGAGCCTGGGTGACGTCGAAGCCCACTCCGGTGACAGCGCGAATCGCATCCTCGACGGAGCCGGTCACGTCGACAGGCGCCAAGTCCAGGCGGTTCATCACGGCGTCGACCGGACCGATGAGCTGCGACGGCTCGCCGTTGATCATCGGATAGCTGGTGCGCAGCGACTCGTGTCGGCCGATCAAGTCCTCGACGGCCGTTCGCAGTGCGTCGACGTCGAGATCGCCCTCCAACTGGAGCGCCAGCGCGATGTTGTACGCGGGCGACGCCGGGTCGGCGCGGTTCAGCAGCCACATGCCGCGCTGCACACCGGACACGGGCACCACTTCGGCGCGCGGTCGCGGTCCCAGCGGGACCGACGGCCGACCGCCCATCAACTCCGCGGCGCGCACCGCGAGGGCGCTCACCGTCGGTGCTTCGAACAGCACGGCGACGGGCACCTGCGAGTCGATGACGGCGCCCAGTCGTGCAGCGACCTTGGTGGCCGAGAGAGAGTTGCCGCCGAGATCGAAGAAGTCGTCGTTGGCGCTCACACGATCCAAGCCGAGCAGCTGCCCGAAGATGTCGGCGACCACCGACTCCATCTGGGTCCGCGGCGCTTCGAAGGCCGCGGACGAGGAGAAGTCGACGGGAGGCAGCTTGCGCCGATCGATCTTGCCGATAGGGGTCCACTCGAACTCGTCGACGATGGTCAGCGCCCGGGGCACCAGGAACACCGGCAGTCGCTGGGCGATGTGCTCGCTCAGGTCTTCCTCGGTCAGCGTGCTGCCCGGCACCAGGGTCACGTACGACACGAGAACGGTGTCGCCTGCCGGCCCCGGCACGCCCAGGCTCACCGCGTTGGTCACGTCGGGATGATTGAGCAGTTCGGCGTCGAGCTCACCCGGCTCGATGCGCTGACCACGGATCTTGAGTTGGAAGTCCTGGCGGCCGTGGTAGAGGAACCGACCGTCGGTCCGCCTGGTGACGCGATCCCCGGTGCGATACATCACGGCTCCGGGGGTGAACGGGTTCGCGACGAAGCGCGTCGCGGTGAGGTCGCTCCGGCCGAGGTAACCGCGTCCGACCTGATCCCCGAACACGTACATCTCACCCATGACGCCGTCCGGGACCGGCCGCAGACCGCTGTCCAGCACGACGGCGCCGACCCCGGTGCCCAACGGTCCGATGGTGACCTCGTCGTGGACACCGTACGGACCGTCGCACGTGACCCACACTGCGGCTTCGGTGGGGCCGTAGATGTTCATCATCCGACGGTCGCCGAGTGCGGCCCAGCGATGCACCATCTCCGGCGGCAGCGCCTCGCCGCCACAGGCGATGGACACGAAGGTCGGCACGTTGACCGGATCGAGCGTCGAGACCGCCGCGGGCGTCATCATCGCGTGCGTCGCTCCATGCCGGGCGATGAAGTTCTCGAGGTCCAGTCCCGCAAACGTGTCGAAGTCGGCGACCGCGATCCGTGCGCCGGCCAGCCAGGCCGTCGCCAGTTCGCCCGCCGCACCGTCGAAGCTCGGTGCACCCACGTGCAGCATGCACGACTGCGGCCCCATGTCGAAGAGCTCGACCGAGTTCGCAGCGACGTTGGTGATGGCGCGATTGCTCACGACGGCGCCCTTGGGCTTGCCCGTGGAACCCGACGTGAACAGGATGTAGGCGGCGTTGTCGGGACCGACGGGACGCACGAGTTCATCGTCGTCGATCGGTCGGCCGCTGTGGCCCGCGAGCTGGAGTTCGTCGGCCTCGCTGTCGATCGTGATCCAGTCGATCCCCGGAATCGGGTCCGGTGCCGCGGTCGACGTGAGACCGAGCACCGCGCCGGATTCGACGACGAGCTCGGTGCGGCGCTCCACCGGGTGTCGCGGGTCGATCATCAGGAAGGCGGCACCGGTCTTCGCCACCGCGACCTGCGCGACGACGGAGTTGCCCGAGCGCGGGATGCTGACCGCGACCACGTCCTCGGCGCCGATCCCCCGCGCGATCATCTCGCGCGCGAGCTGGTTGGTCCGCGATGCCAGGAGCCGGTGCGTCAGCGTGCCGTTGCCGACGATCGCCGCGCCGAGCGGCGCCGCCTGCGCGGCTCCGGCCGCGATGAGGGCGCGCAGGGTGTCGGGTCGCGAGACCTGCTCCAAGGGCTCGGACAGCGCGGCGATCTCGCGTTCGCTCAGCAGGTCGATCCGACCGATCGGAGCGTCCGGACGCTCGATCATCGCGGTGACGACGGACGCGAACTGGTTCGCGAGCAGTTCGATGCGGTCGCGGTCGAACAGGTCGGTGGCGTAGCAGAACTCGAGTGACATCGGTTCGTCGGCGACGCCGAAGCGCTCGGTCACCGCGACTTCGAGGTCGACCTTCGCCACACCGGGACGCGCATCGATCAGACCGCCGCCCACGCTCTCGACGGCTGATTCCGCCTCCGCATCGTGGTTGAGGGTGAACGTCACCTGGAACAGCGGGCTGTGCGTCCGCGATCGGTTCGGTGCGACGGCGTCGACCACCTGCTCGAACGGGACCTGAGAGTGCGCCAGAGCTCGTGTCCGAGCGCGGTGCGCCGCGACGATGACGTCGGAGGTGCTGTCCGACGGCTTCAACGGCGTCCTGAGGACGACGGTGTTCACGAACATGCCGATGAGATCGGCGGTCGCGGGCTCGTCTCGACCGGCCACCGCTGTGCCGATCGCGACATCGTCCTGGTCCGCGAGCCGACCGAGGACCACCGCGAGCGCGGAGTGCAGGACGGTGAAGGTGGTGACACCCAGGGTGGCCGCCAGTTCGCGCACCCTCTCGACGGTGGCCGCAGGCAATTCGGTGTCGACGTAGGCACCGCGGCCCGACGGTGTTCGCGGACGGGTCCGATCCGCGGGCAGCTCCAGGATCTCCGGCATCCCGGCGAGCTCGTGCTCCCAGAAGGCAGTCTCGGTGCGCAGCCGGGACTCCGGGTCGTCGGCTTCGCCGAGCATTGCGCGCTGCCAGAGCGCGTAGTCCGCGTACTGCACCGGCAGCGGCGGCCACGCGGGCGCCGCTCCCGAGTGCCGTGCACCGTAGGCCGTAAGCAGATCGCTGATCAGCGGGCGCAACGAGGCACCGTCACCGGCGATGTGGTGAAGGACCAGGACCAGGTAGTACTCGTCATCGGCGCGCAGCAGGGTCGCGCGGAACGGCGTCTGCGCGATCAGATCGAATCCGCGCCTGGTCTCGGCCACCACCGTCGGCGCCAGGTCGTCGGCCGCCACGTCGATCACCGGAAGTGAGAACTGCTCCGCGAGGTCGCCCACCGCGAGGATCTCCTGCGAGGGCTCGCCGTCGATCGCAGGGAACCGGGTCCGCAGACTCTCGTGCCGTTCGAGCACGTCGAGGGCCGCGGCGCGCAGCGCCTCGAGATCGACGTCGGCGCCGAGCCGCACGGCGCCGGGCATGTTGTAGGTGGCCGCGGCGGGGTCGAGGCGGTTGATGAACCACAGTCGGGTCTGCGCGTAGGCAACCGGGAGCGGTGTGGGCCGCACCATCGGTGCCAGCGCGAGACGACCGACGACCTCGGGCGAATCGTCCATCCGGGCGGCGAGCTCGGCGAGATCCTCACTCTCGAACACGTCCGCGAGGCCGAGGTCGACCCCGCACTCGTTCCGCAGTCGTGACGCGAGACGCGCCGCGGTCAACGAGTCCGCGCCGAGCGCGAACATGTTGTCGCGCATACCGATCTTCGGTGCATCGATGAGGTCGCTCAGGACGGAGATCAACTGCTTCTCGGTGTCCGTGGCCGGCTCGACGTACTCGATCTCGGCAGCGGTGTCGTACACCGGCGCAGGCAAGGCGGCCCGGTCCAACTTGCCCGAGGCGTTCACCGGGAACGCGTCCAGCAGGACCAGCGCCGACGGGATCATGTAGCGCGGAAGGTGTCGACGACACCAGCGCAGCAACCTGTCGGTCAGCGCGGTCGCATCGGCACCCGTGGCGCTGGACCGCACGTAGCCGACGATCGCGGGCGAACCGGCGTCGGTGCGGACGATCACGGTGACGGCCTCGACGCTCCCCTCGCTGAGGAGGGTGGCCTCGATCTCGCCGAGTTCGATGCGCTGGCCTCGGATCTTGACCTGGAAGTCCGTGCGTCCGAGGTACTCGATGTCACCGTCCGCGTTCCGCTGGACCAGGTCGCCCGTGCGGTACATCCGCTCGCCGTCGACGAACGGATCGGCGACGAAACGCTCCGCCGTCAATCCCTCCTGGTCGAGGTAGCCGTCAGCGAGCTGCCTGCCCGCGAGGTAGAGCTCGCCCGCAACACCCACCGGAACCCGCCGGAGGCGGGCGTCGAGCACGTAGGTCGAGGTGTTCGGCACCGGCCGACCGATCGGGATCACCTCGTCGGTGCCGCGGACACGGTACTCCGTCACCTCGATCCCGGCCTCGGTGGGTCCGTACAGATTGTGCATCTGCGCATCGGAGTCGTTGACGACCCGCTGTGCGAGATGAGCGGGGAGTCCCTCGCCGGAAGTGAAGACCCGACGCACCGAGGCGGGCATCACCGGATGCCCCGGCGCCCCGGCGTCGACGAACACGTCGAGCATCGATGGCACGAAGTGCACGACGGTGATCTCGTGGTCGGTGATCAGGGTCCGGAGGTAATCCGGATCGCGGTGCCCGCCGGCTTTCGCGATGACCATCCGCGAGCCGACCTGCAACGGCCACAGGAGTTCCCACGCGGAGACGTCGAAGGTGAACGGGGTCTTGTACAGAACAGCGTCAGACGCCCCGATCGGGTGATGGAGTTGCATCCACGCAAGCCGGTTCGCGACGGCGGCGACAGGAACGTCGACGCCCTTCGGCACACCGGTGGACCCCGAGGTGAAGATGACGTAAGCACTGTGACCGACGGAGTCGGGAAGTTCGGCCGGTTCCATTGCGGTGCCGGGCGCCGTGGTGAAGGCGATTGCGTCGAGGTAGTCGTCGTCGATCACGAGTGACGGTCGTGCGGTCTCCAGCACCGCCGCGGTACGGACGACGGGTGCGTTCGGGTCCACCGGAACGTACGCCGCGCCCAGGGTCAGCACCGCGTAGATCGCGACCACCTGCTCGACGCCCCGGTCCAGACGGACCGCGACCCGGTCGTCGGCACGAACTCCGTCGTCGTGCAGCGCTGCGGCCAGTCGGCATCGCAGTGTGTCGAACTCGCGGTACGTCCAGTCGCGGGTGTCGTCGCTCACCGCGATGCGATCGGGATGCGTCGCCGCCTGCTCGGCGAACAGATCGACGAGCCGCCCCTCGGTCGGCGCAGGCATCGTGGGTCCGGACTCGATCGCTTCGATGCCCTCCGCTTCGCCGGGAAGGAGCAGATCCACGTCGGCCACGCGCGAGTCGAGTCGCTCGATGAAGTCGGCGACGAAGTGCAGGAACCGGCGGTGGTGCGTCTCGACCTCCCCCTGCGAATACAGGTGCGGGTTGCCGTGCAGATCCACGACCATGGGTGCCCCTGGGCTCGCCTGGTAGAGGTTGACCAGGAGGTCCTCGAGGACTCCCGAGGTGAGGATGCGGTATTCGACGGTGGCCCCGTCGAGTTCGATGGCCTCGTCGAAGAACACCATGTTGATCCGGGGTCCGAAGCCCATCGAACTTCCGTCGAGGCCGGCATCGCGCTTGATGTCGTCGGACCGGTATCGCTGGTAACGGAGCGCGCCGGTGAGCTCGAGTTGGGTGGCCGCCACCAGGTCGCGGACCGAGCCGCCGAGGACGTGCTGCAGACGGATCGGCAGAATGTTCGAGACCATGCCCGCGGATCGTTTGATGACCGCCGTCGACCGACCGGTGACCGGCAGGCTCAACACCACGTCGTCGGTCCCGGTCATCCGTGCGAGGAAGGCCCCGAACGCCGAAGTCAGCAGCACCGCCATCGACGAATTGCAGTCGCGCGCAACCTCTTCCAGCCTCTGCTCCAGTGCCGGGTCGAGCCGTTCGCTGACGACGATGTTGTCGAGAACACTCGGCGCAGCGCCCGAGGCGTGCGAGAGCGTGACCCCTTCGGGGAGGTCTTGAACCCGACTCAGCCAATGCTTCCGATCAGTCTCTCGCCGAGAACTGGTCTGGTAGGCGTCCTCATAGGCGATGATCTCCGCCATCGAGGCCGCCGGCTTGACGACGAGTTCGCGCCCCTGCCGTCTGGCGTTGTACACGCCGACGACCCGGCGCATCATCGCGAGTGCCGCGTAGCCGTCGATGATGATGTGGTGGCACCGGCTGTACCAGAACGTTTCGGTGTCGGAGATCTGAATCAGTGCCATGACGATGAACTGATCGGTCAGGAGGTCGACTGGACGTCGGTAGTCCGCCTGCATCCATGCGAGTGCCGTGGCCTGCGGATCGTCCTCGCCGCGGAAGTCGAGAACATCGACGTGCTGGTCGAAGTCGACGTCGACGTACTGCATCGGAACACCGTCGACCTCGGTCAACCGGACGTACGGAGACTCGACTTCCTTGCCGACGTCCTCACAGCACTCCACGAACAGGTCGAGATCGAATCCGCCCACCTCGTGGGTGAAGTCGAGGTAGTGCGCGATGTTCACCGAGTAGCCGTGCGCCAGTGACTCCGCGAACCACATCCCGCGTTGTGCGGGCGTCAATGGCAGCAGCTTCGCCGAACTTCTCGTCCCCTCCGACCCAACCATCGAACTCCAACCTCTCTCGCTCGCCCGCACTCACCGTCCATCCGACAACGTCAGCGGCAGCTTCTTCGTGGATGCTCCAACTACCGACACCTTCCGTTCGTCGGGTCTGTCTGCGCAGCTATCGAGTGTCCACTGATCCTATTCGATCCACATCGCACACTTTCGGCAATGCCCCCAAAAACGGCCACCGCGCCCCGGTCGATTATGATACGGAGCTCACGATGACCAGGCTGGTCAGGCGTCGATGAGTTCGACGACGCGGGGGTCCTTCAACCCGCTGCCGACGGGCACATCGGCGGGATCGTGGCCTTCGGTGAGGACGCGGTTGTGTTCGTCGACGAAGACGACGTTCGGCTGGTACTCCCGCAGTTCTGCGGCGTCGAGAACACCGTAGGCGATGATGATGACGAGATCGCCGGGATGAACGAGGTGCGCTGCCGCGCCGTTGATTCCGATCACGCCGGAACCGCGCTCGCCCGCGATCGCGTAGGTGACGAGTCGCGAGCCGTTGTCGATGTCGACGATCGTCACCTGCTCGCCCTCAAGCAGCCCTGCGGCGTCGAGGAGGTCCTCGTCGATGGTCACCGAACCCACGTAGTGCAGGTCGGCCTGGGTGACAGTAGCTCGGTGAATCTTCGACGACATCATCGTGCGCAGCATGCTTGAATCCTCTCGGTCTGCGTCTCTGAATAGGTCTATCGTCCCCCATCCCCCGTCCCGTTACAAAACGGCAACAGGCCCCACCTGGGGAGATGCAGGGCTTTCCAGCAGGGAATTCATCCGTTCGATCGTTCGACCAAGAGCGCTCCGTGTGCAGTCGGCGGCCTATCGCCCGACAGCCGCCTTGCGATAACCGCGGAGCGCCGGGTACGCGCTCAGCCCGATGATCACGACCACCCAGACCGCGACTTTGACGAGGTTCCCCGCGACGGGACCACCCGCGGCGAACGCCCGCATCACCTCGATGGCCGGAGTCATCGGCTGGTTCGCAACGATCGGCTGCAACCAGCCCGGGTACATGTCGACCGGGGAGAAGCCCGAGTTGAAGAACATCATCAGGCTCGACAACAGACTGAGGTACTGCACCAGCGGCGCACCCGGTGAGGTGTTCACCGCGAGCGCGAGGACGAGGACGGAGAACGCGGCGCCGTACGCCATCGCGACGCCGATGATGCCGAGAGCCGGCCCGACTCCCTGCGTGAAGCGGAATCCGATCAGATGCCCCGCCGCGAGCAGGATCAACGTCGTGACCAGGATCCGGACGAGCTCGGAGATCACGCGCGACGTCAGGTCTGCCGCACGGTTGATCGGCAGTACGTAGATGCGGTTCAGCAGACCGGACTGCCGTTCCATGTTCAGTCGGACCGCCGTCGCCAGGGAACCGAACATCGCGCCGATGAGAATCACGAGCGGCACCGTCCCGAAGGCGCTGTCCATTCCGCTCGCGGTTCCGATGGCGTCGCCGAGCACCACCTTGAACATGATCATGGCGAGCGCGGGCATCAGCAGCGACTGCAGCAGCGTCGGCACATCGCGGGCGTACACCAGGATCTGGCGCCCGGCGAGAATCGACGAATGCCTCACGAAGCCCGACCAGGTGCCTTCGGCCACCCGCCCTGCGGGCAGGAACGCGAAGTTACGCGGTGCGGTGTCTGATCGAGTCATGCGCCCGTCCTCCTGCGATAAGTGGCGAAGAAGATCACGGCGGCTGCCAGAAGGCCCACGGTCCACAGGATCGACGGCAGCATGACCTGCCACGTCATCGCCCCCGCCTCCGCTGCTCGAAGCGCCTCGACGAACTGTGACACGGGCTGATTGCGTGCGAACCCGCGAATCCACTCCGGGAACCGCTCCTCCGGGACGAACCCCGTCGACAGCATGCCGAGGATCAGAATCGGCAGGCTCATCGCCTGGCTCGTCGACTGCGGGCTTCCAGCGAGGAGACCCAGACCGTCTGCGAGCAGTGCCAGAACGATCCCAATGACTCCGGACACCAGAAAGACCATGAGAAGTCCAGGCAGCCCGTTGTCCGGTCGCCACCCGATGAGCACGCACGCCACCAGAGCGCACACCAGTGACACGACGAGCAGCACGCAGTTGGTGACCAGTCGCGACAGCATCGGCACCCAGGCCGACATGGGGAGCACGCGGAACCGGGTGTTGATTCCCTGGCTGCCGTCGATCGAGGACCGCATCGCCGCAGACGAGCCGGCGAACCCGACCGACTGCAGCACGA is part of the Gordonia phthalatica genome and harbors:
- a CDS encoding amino acid adenylation domain-containing protein, which gives rise to MTPAQRGMWFAESLAHGYSVNIAHYLDFTHEVGGFDLDLFVECCEDVGKEVESPYVRLTEVDGVPMQYVDVDFDQHVDVLDFRGEDDPQATALAWMQADYRRPVDLLTDQFIVMALIQISDTETFWYSRCHHIIIDGYAALAMMRRVVGVYNARRQGRELVVKPAASMAEIIAYEDAYQTSSRRETDRKHWLSRVQDLPEGVTLSHASGAAPSVLDNIVVSERLDPALEQRLEEVARDCNSSMAVLLTSAFGAFLARMTGTDDVVLSLPVTGRSTAVIKRSAGMVSNILPIRLQHVLGGSVRDLVAATQLELTGALRYQRYRSDDIKRDAGLDGSSMGFGPRINMVFFDEAIELDGATVEYRILTSGVLEDLLVNLYQASPGAPMVVDLHGNPHLYSQGEVETHHRRFLHFVADFIERLDSRVADVDLLLPGEAEGIEAIESGPTMPAPTEGRLVDLFAEQAATHPDRIAVSDDTRDWTYREFDTLRCRLAAALHDDGVRADDRVAVRLDRGVEQVVAIYAVLTLGAAYVPVDPNAPVVRTAAVLETARPSLVIDDDYLDAIAFTTAPGTAMEPAELPDSVGHSAYVIFTSGSTGVPKGVDVPVAAVANRLAWMQLHHPIGASDAVLYKTPFTFDVSAWELLWPLQVGSRMVIAKAGGHRDPDYLRTLITDHEITVVHFVPSMLDVFVDAGAPGHPVMPASVRRVFTSGEGLPAHLAQRVVNDSDAQMHNLYGPTEAGIEVTEYRVRGTDEVIPIGRPVPNTSTYVLDARLRRVPVGVAGELYLAGRQLADGYLDQEGLTAERFVADPFVDGERMYRTGDLVQRNADGDIEYLGRTDFQVKIRGQRIELGEIEATLLSEGSVEAVTVIVRTDAGSPAIVGYVRSSATGADATALTDRLLRWCRRHLPRYMIPSALVLLDAFPVNASGKLDRAALPAPVYDTAAEIEYVEPATDTEKQLISVLSDLIDAPKIGMRDNMFALGADSLTAARLASRLRNECGVDLGLADVFESEDLAELAARMDDSPEVVGRLALAPMVRPTPLPVAYAQTRLWFINRLDPAAATYNMPGAVRLGADVDLEALRAAALDVLERHESLRTRFPAIDGEPSQEILAVGDLAEQFSLPVIDVAADDLAPTVVAETRRGFDLIAQTPFRATLLRADDEYYLVLVLHHIAGDGASLRPLISDLLTAYGARHSGAAPAWPPLPVQYADYALWQRAMLGEADDPESRLRTETAFWEHELAGMPEILELPADRTRPRTPSGRGAYVDTELPAATVERVRELAATLGVTTFTVLHSALAVVLGRLADQDDVAIGTAVAGRDEPATADLIGMFVNTVVLRTPLKPSDSTSDVIVAAHRARTRALAHSQVPFEQVVDAVAPNRSRTHSPLFQVTFTLNHDAEAESAVESVGGGLIDARPGVAKVDLEVAVTERFGVADEPMSLEFCYATDLFDRDRIELLANQFASVVTAMIERPDAPIGRIDLLSEREIAALSEPLEQVSRPDTLRALIAAGAAQAAPLGAAIVGNGTLTHRLLASRTNQLAREMIARGIGAEDVVAVSIPRSGNSVVAQVAVAKTGAAFLMIDPRHPVERRTELVVESGAVLGLTSTAAPDPIPGIDWITIDSEADELQLAGHSGRPIDDDELVRPVGPDNAAYILFTSGSTGKPKGAVVSNRAITNVAANSVELFDMGPQSCMLHVGAPSFDGAAGELATAWLAGARIAVADFDTFAGLDLENFIARHGATHAMMTPAAVSTLDPVNVPTFVSIACGGEALPPEMVHRWAALGDRRMMNIYGPTEAAVWVTCDGPYGVHDEVTIGPLGTGVGAVVLDSGLRPVPDGVMGEMYVFGDQVGRGYLGRSDLTATRFVANPFTPGAVMYRTGDRVTRRTDGRFLYHGRQDFQLKIRGQRIEPGELDAELLNHPDVTNAVSLGVPGPAGDTVLVSYVTLVPGSTLTEEDLSEHIAQRLPVFLVPRALTIVDEFEWTPIGKIDRRKLPPVDFSSSAAFEAPRTQMESVVADIFGQLLGLDRVSANDDFFDLGGNSLSATKVAARLGAVIDSQVPVAVLFEAPTVSALAVRAAELMGGRPSVPLGPRPRAEVVPVSGVQRGMWLLNRADPASPAYNIALALQLEGDLDVDALRTAVEDLIGRHESLRTSYPMINGEPSQLIGPVDAVMNRLDLAPVDVTGSVEDAIRAVTGVGFDVTQAPPVRLALLRLGPTDHVVVLVIHHISADGASMAPMARDLMSAYAARVAGAVPAWSPLRVQYADFALWQQEQLAETDAEGKTRKEQQLDYWKKRLAGAPEILALPTDRPRPPVPSFQGAVLPFEIPADLVAELEALAQANNSTLFMLTQAAYAILLTRLSGSTDVVVGSPYVGRSDAALDDVIGMFVNTLALRTVVDPSVAFTQLLARVRADSLTDLANADVAFDEVTSALGISRTAAVNPVFQAMFWFQNLEFPSVTLGDLAISAVSEELAAAKVDFQLTLFPQDPADLSGAGGRSAPMRAELMYAVDLFDQATIEKHAQRYLQILTQIAADPDVIVGDISISTSADLAVSSDTSAATVPLPDLVADAGRVAPEAVALTHGGASVDFATLATTTAAMAAVLPDADSALVTALMSLVPPLATDGPAALGSALEAVREAADAVMNINSTN
- the panD gene encoding aspartate 1-decarboxylase codes for the protein MLRTMMSSKIHRATVTQADLHYVGSVTIDEDLLDAAGLLEGEQVTIVDIDNGSRLVTYAIAGERGSGVIGINGAAAHLVHPGDLVIIIAYGVLDAAELREYQPNVVFVDEHNRVLTEGHDPADVPVGSGLKDPRVVELIDA
- a CDS encoding ABC transporter permease gives rise to the protein MTRSDTAPRNFAFLPAGRVAEGTWSGFVRHSSILAGRQILVYARDVPTLLQSLLMPALAMIMFKVVLGDAIGTASGMDSAFGTVPLVILIGAMFGSLATAVRLNMERQSGLLNRIYVLPINRAADLTSRVISELVRILVTTLILLAAGHLIGFRFTQGVGPALGIIGVAMAYGAAFSVLVLALAVNTSPGAPLVQYLSLLSSLMMFFNSGFSPVDMYPGWLQPIVANQPMTPAIEVMRAFAAGGPVAGNLVKVAVWVVVIIGLSAYPALRGYRKAAVGR
- a CDS encoding ABC transporter permease, with product MATSETVPETIGSAPNPFGQLAALSSRGITKVFRNGEVIYAFISPVFLAVCFYIPLRKVMDLYPGMDYGQFLMPIIVLQSVGFAGSSAAMRSSIDGSQGINTRFRVLPMSAWVPMLSRLVTNCVLLVVSLVCALVACVLIGWRPDNGLPGLLMVFLVSGVIGIVLALLADGLGLLAGSPQSTSQAMSLPILILGMLSTGFVPEERFPEWIRGFARNQPVSQFVEALRAAEAGAMTWQVMLPSILWTVGLLAAAVIFFATYRRRTGA